ACACCAATACAAAATGCACTTCCCTACTTAGTGACTATGTGTAGGTTATACTCTGTGTGTCCCTCAGAAGCCACCTCCAGttacctgtttttcttctacaaCCAGGACTCCGTGGCAGGCAGGAGAAGGGCAGCAGTCAAAGCAAAGACCGTTTACATTTAATTGTTTTCCCCCAAGGCTTGCGTGATAAAAGTTCAACTACTAAttgcagtggtgttttttttgtttttttgtttttgactgaTGGTGATTGTAATTAAACTGATCAGAAGCTGTGGCTTCTAAATGAAAGCATATAGTAGCATGTGCATATCTACAAAGGAGGTATTTGGCACTTTCCTGAAGTCGTTATAAATAGATTGGATAAAATCTGTTCACAGCTATGTCCTTTCAGGCCTTGCTGCTTCTGCCACATGATGGCAATAAAGCCACAGGGACAGTGGTGAAAAGCAGACAAGCTAAATCTTTATTCATTGTTCATACAATTGGTATGAATTCCTGGTTATGAAGCCTAAAATGCAAGCCCTCTTAAGGTTTTACAGCATCCAGGATGCCTGGCATAAGCTGGTGTATGGCTGAGCCATGGCTGTTATATATTCCCCTTTCTTATCTAAAGATTCCAGCCATGCACAACGGCGGGGCAAGGAGGAGGCTGTCTAGAAGCCAAATGAGCATCTGTGCGGGTAGATGGGCTAAAATCCAGCCAGTCTCCAACAGTCTGCTACATGCCATGCTACTCCTTGAGGGAGGAACTTGCAATTATTTCCTGAGATTAGTTAACGATGAAGGTGGTGCCCTTGAAGCCATTGCAGTTGGGCCTGGGATGGGGCTGGACCAAGCTGTATGTTCCCTAGCAGTAAAAGAAGAGCTTTATGAAAACCAGTACATTTGGGCTGAAATAAGCAAAATAGAGTCGGGAGGTATTTTTTACAAGTCAAGTCTTTCATTTGCTGttcaagaaaaattaaattcagtatCTCCTAGgaattttacttttcttaatAGTGAGCTTTGGGGATTTAGTTTGCTTGTCTTTAAGTAGAAGATGAGTCATCGCAAGTGGTAGTTTACATATTGGGGGAAATGCAGAGGTTTAAATAGAGTGCTGCTTCCACACATACCTGTAggtttttatgctgttttttttttatggcattttACTTCTTAGGTCTCTGAATGTGTACAACACCAAAAATCTTTATCGGAagactttctttgcttttttttttaggaaaaaaaaagtgttgttttgaTAAGCTGGCCAGATAGtctcattttaaattttgcCGAGGGTTGCTTTTCTCTATTCCCAATCAGCAGAGCAATTCATGAAGTAAGTCATTATGTGATGAGCAAGAGTAAGAAACTCTGGCCTTTTGCTCCTTGCTCTGAAATATGTGTATATTCTATGTGATAAGTgaaataaactgcttttaaaaggcCAACTGCAGCATACAGTGTGATTCATAGTTATTTAGAAAGTCCCTAGATTTGTCCAAAGTTGAATCAAAAACAAACTTTAGAGGATATTCTATATTGAGCAATTGCTGGTACCTCTCATTCTTGTTTTACAAGGTAAAGATGGTTTCCAGTAGTTTTTATCTATGTTACAAGAAAGCATAATCTCATCTTGGAAAAGAGTAATCTGCAAACTGCAATTCTTTATAAATACGTGGTAGTTGAGAACAGCCTGCACTCTTGAAAGACTATGTAGTTCGGACATGGTAGTCTTTGTTCTCCAGCTGCAAAGGCAGCACACTCAACAGGAAAAGATCCTGGCTGACTACCTTTGGCGGATGTGAATATTCAtgtactttcttcttttctgaagcGAGAGAGGTACAGAACAAGTACAGAGGAACAGAACAGGAGTGCCTGTTCTGTATTGGAGTGGTGGGAGGTGTGTTGAAAGGTACTTTTCCTGGAGGTAcagagaaggagggaatgtaCATGGGTTGTCTGTAAAGAAGCAGCAGATACTATAGATATTTAGTGATTACTTGTCTGGATTTGTGCTTTGCAGTTCAGTAGAAAATGGAAGACCTCTGGATCCTGCTGACTGGGCTGTTATTGATGTTGTGAATTATTTTAGAACAGCTGGATTTGAAGAACAAGCCAGTGCTTTCCAAGAACAGGTAAATCTGCTAGGAAACACCCTGGCACAGTGGAGATTTGCTGTTAGCTCTTAACATGCAGAGAGATGCCTCTCTAGACAGCACTAGAAAAGCATACCGAAAGCTGGCATTGAAGTTGcatcatgaaaaaaatgcagaatatagAGGAGTAGCAGAGAAGAAATTTATACAGTTCTCCAAAGCATACAGAGTCTTACctgatgccaaaaaaaaaaaaaaaacagaatggtgATGTCAAATCTATGGAAGCAgttttaatggggaaaaaaaagaggtggaagAAGTAAAGCTTGCAGTAAACACAGAGATATAATATACTTGAATATATATTCACACGTACCCAGGTAAGCATAGAGAATCAGTTTTCTATTCAGTGAAAGCCTTAGATTATCTAGATCTAGCGTTTATTGAATCCACAGGGAACCTTGtggaagaagaagggaagggaagtaaATGCTGTCTGTTCCTGGAGTTTGTCCTACTCCGGGTGCTGGATTTACTTCATTTGCATCCCTCTAAGACTGTTCTTACGAAGTAGCGTCATTGACCAGCAGTCGAAAAGGCAACTTATACTCAGTGGTGTCAGAATTCCCACAAAAAAAGACTTGTGAcaaatggaaatgagaaaatagaaACTGTTTTTAACCATTAACAGTTTCAGCAGTAATTGGAAGGAGGCACCTGCTATAATTTGGTAAAAAGTTATTGTAATCCttattttttagaaatgctGTCACACTGTGCGCCTTGGGAGGGATTAGCAGTTGATACCTCTCAGTGAGATTTCACTTTCAGCTGACGTTTGACTatgcttttttcttgtatttagtatttttaaaatctgtcaaATCATGAGAGAGATCAATGGACAAATTGCTGTTGAACTCTAATatatcttccctttttttcatgttcagttGTAACCAAGGCTGTGATTTGTGACATTCTGAACACAACGTTTAATATTTGTAAGGAAGATACTGCTGTGGGATAAATTAATGTATAGTATATATTACTTACAAAAATGCACAATTTTGGCAATATATAATCATGGACAACAGTGTATGCAGGCATCTGAACTTGTTGTTGGCTGTTGATACCAAACTTAAAATCTATTAATTGTTTTATTGACAGTAGAAAAGACAGCAACGAAGTGAATTCCAGTGCAGGTATACGCCATAAGGTTGAAGATTTCTTTCGGCTATGATGACCCTGCAAGGTCTGGCAGTGTTGTGAGACACCAGTCATAGCTCTGTAGGTGTAGGTCATGTCTCCTGGGTAGTGCACTGTGGTTGAGCTGTAGGACTGTGCAAGTAAAAGGATGGTCCTTTGTCTGAAATGAAGATGGGAGTTGTGATGTGtgaattctttcttttgctttttgactCATGAAAAAATGACTTACAGTTAACTTGCAAACATAAGACAAGGTTTTGAGGTGGaagaaaaaatccacaaaagTTCCCTCAGAGTGTTGATCTCTGCAGTTAGACCCTTTTCAAATTTTTGATTGCAGGAATCCTTTTCCCCCACATAAGAAGTTGGCCCTTTAAAGCTGGCACCTGAAGTTATTAGCAGATACTGACTAGTCCAAACTTGCACGTTGCTGTCAGTGGTAATTCTGAAATGCGTTTCACTGCCTTCTCCATAAGTGTATCCTTCCCTTAATGGCTGTTAATTAGGCAAGCTGTACATGTACctattaattttaaacagatgTACAAGGAGGGAATTTTGAAATGAGGTTGATTTAGATTTTGTGCTTAACTAACTAGCATTTATGCTACAGTCAGCACAGGTGAGCACTTGAAAAACCAGACAGCAGAATTTAGCAGCTATAAACGTTGTTTCGGGAAATTAAAGGCTATTAATTGTTTTCTCAATGATTCTCTGTAATAGTCTTCCATTTGTTGCATGATTGTTCTCAACTGTTTGATTTGTATATCATCTTTATCAATTctttaattctgctttcaggAAATTGATGGCAAATCGTTACTGTTGATGACAAGAAATGATGTACTGACTGGACTTTCATTAAAACTGGGGCCTGCGCTAAAAATCTATGAATATCACGTAAAACCTCTACAGACACAACATCTAAAGAACAACTCTTTATAGCAAATTGTCTAATTGGGGTCATGTTGTGCCTCAAACAGTATATAAGCAATTTGGTTTCATGTGATGGAACTTTGTAAAGAGAGAATATATTAAGAATTTAAACCAAATTAAGATATATATCCTATTGGATAGAGTTGGCAATATATACTGAGTCTGAACTGAGAGAGGTGGTGTGT
The sequence above is drawn from the Anas acuta chromosome 8, bAnaAcu1.1, whole genome shotgun sequence genome and encodes:
- the SAMD13 gene encoding sterile alpha motif domain-containing protein 13, whose translation is MLTVDMENKENGSLDVKNSVENGRPLDPADWAVIDVVNYFRTAGFEEQASAFQEQEIDGKSLLLMTRNDVLTGLSLKLGPALKIYEYHVKPLQTQHLKNNSL